AAGGCCGACGGGTTGAATATCGCGAAGCTGCGATAGGTCGATCGCCCTCACCCTTCCCACCGCCTGACGGCGGCGGCCCCTTCCCTCTCCTGGCGGGAGAGGGAGGGAGGCGCGAAGCGCCGGAAGGGTGAGGGTGATCGAGATTTAAGCGAACATCCGCCGTACGCTGCGATCCAGCATCACGAGCTGCCACAGCGTCCGGCCGTGCTCGGCGCGGCCCGCGCGATGGTCCTCCGCCAGCCGGTCGAGTGCCGCGCGATCGAACCAGGCGCCCAGCACCGGCGACTTGCTCAGGCTCGCCGCTTCTCCGGCAAGCTCGCGGCGGAACCACGCGCTGACCGGCGTCACGAAGCCCATCTTCGGCCGGTAGAGCACGTCCTTCGGCAGCCAGGGTTCGAGCGCTTTCTTCATCAGCCATTTGCCCTGCCCGCCCTGGATGCGCATCCGCTCGGGCAGGGTCGCGGCGAATTCGAGCAGGCGGTGGTCGAGCAGCGGCTCGCGTGCTTCCAGGCTGACCGCCATCGAGGTGCGATCGACCTTGGTCAGGATGTCGCCCGGCAACCAGTGATGGATGTCGGCATATTGCGCGGCGTCGAGGCCCGAGCGCGCCGGCGCCGCCCGCATCGTCGCGATCATCGCATCCTCGCCGCGATGCCCGCCCAGGCTGCGGCGGAAGGCGTCGCCGTAAAGCCGGTCGCGGGTCGCGGGCGTCGTCACGCCGACCGCGCGCGCGTAGGCGGTGGCGCCATCGTCGGCGAGCGCGAGCAAGGTCGACTTCGCCCGCAGCGGACGCGGCGCCCAGTCGGCCTTGGGATAGAGCCGGCCGAGCGTCCCGAACAATTTTTGCCGCATGTCACCCGGCAGCAGGCCGCGGACGCTCTCCTCGGCGGCATGGAAGCGGTAGCGGCGGTATCCGGCGAACGCCTCATCCGCGCCATCCCCCGACAGCGCGACCGTCACGCTCTCGCGCGCCAGTTCGCACACCCGGTAGGTGGCGAGCGCGGAGGCATCGGCGAAGGGTTCGTCAAACGCGTGGACCAAAGTGTCGATCAGCGCGAAGTCGTCGGCTGCGACAGTTCGGGTGCGGTGGTCGGTCGCGAAACGGTCGGCGACCGCGCGGGCATAGGCGCTTTCGTCATGCCCCGCCTCGTCGAAGCCGATCGACAGCGTCTTGACCGCGCGCGGGGACGCCTCCGCCATCAGTGCGACGACCGCCGAGCTGTCGACCCCGCCCGACAGGAAGGCGCCGAGCGGCACGTCGGCGACCATCCGGCTGCGCACCGATGCGCGCAGGCGATCGATCATCTCGGCCT
The nucleotide sequence above comes from Roseomonas aeriglobus. Encoded proteins:
- a CDS encoding amidotransferase 1, exosortase A system-associated, whose amino-acid sequence is MCGIAGIFYPGTPKPVDPARIVAMTDAQAHRGPDGAGVWTGSGVGLGHRRLSIIDVAGSPQPMQAGSLTITYNGEVYNFAELRAELEAKGARFVTSGDTEVLLHGWRAWGAGLLDRLAGMFAFAIHDADANTLTLVRDRLGVKPLHYVELSDGAVAFASELKGLLAHPLVRRDVDVRAVEDFMALGYVPDHACIVAGVKKLPAAGLLQLERGKPVPAPRRWWDIDFSQRAKGSARDLEAEMIDRLRASVRSRMVADVPLGAFLSGGVDSSAVVALMAEASPRAVKTLSIGFDEAGHDESAYARAVADRFATDHRTRTVAADDFALIDTLVHAFDEPFADASALATYRVCELARESVTVALSGDGADEAFAGYRRYRFHAAEESVRGLLPGDMRQKLFGTLGRLYPKADWAPRPLRAKSTLLALADDGATAYARAVGVTTPATRDRLYGDAFRRSLGGHRGEDAMIATMRAAPARSGLDAAQYADIHHWLPGDILTKVDRTSMAVSLEAREPLLDHRLLEFAATLPERMRIQGGQGKWLMKKALEPWLPKDVLYRPKMGFVTPVSAWFRRELAGEAASLSKSPVLGAWFDRAALDRLAEDHRAGRAEHGRTLWQLVMLDRSVRRMFA